DNA sequence from the Sesamum indicum cultivar Zhongzhi No. 13 unplaced genomic scaffold, S_indicum_v1.0 C00520, whole genome shotgun sequence genome:
TGCTCCTCCATGTTCACTTTTGTAGGAACCTCTGCCGGTTTCGTCTGTTTTAGTTTCACAGGATTTGCTCGTTGTACATATACTGATACCGTTGGTTTTGTGGGCTCATTCAAAGGACATATCTCTGATGCATGGCCCAAGCTCATACAACTTAGGGGGTAACCATTCATATTCCACATCCACCTTGCACGCCGTCTCACTGCCATCTTCGTTTGGGGCCATAATGACTATGTGTTTTGAAAGTTTCTAGCTGATATCAAGCATGACGCATATACGAGCGAAATTCAAACTCGTGCATGCTGGCTTCCAAATTCCACTCGCCACTATGCTTAGGCCCTCATTCGTCCAAAGCTCAATGGCAAGTGTCGGAGCTTGATCCATACTGAAACTTGTGTGtgcttcaattttctcaaCACCATGTCTGGTTCCCATTTCTGTAAGATGATAGGTTGACTTTGAAACGACCAAGGCCCCCAttcttgatctcattatatatataataaaaataattaaaattattcaactatcactattatttttattattcttatcgttgtttttagattaattcataggaatcactaaatttttctataaatttataagtaataaaataaattgcataatgcatagcatgtatcttgatataaatataaaactcagaaatagataaaataaaacattataagtgaattacttgttaatttaaaaaatggataacacaatacaaatatatattaaaatataatataaagtttatgtatgtcatatcaaataataattttaattataaaaaatattacaatttattaacttgttgattaaatttatttttgtataaagattaaataaaaaatatagtagcataatattatccaaaataaaatatatgatattgattaataattataatatatggtcaattttgagtatataattaataaaatattgaatatggaattaaatatataaaaatttaataaataaaaatatatataaaaaataaaaatatgaataaaaatataaaaagctCGTGAGTCGGCTTGCGAGCTGATGAATAGAAAGAATtgaactcgagctcgagcttgagaACTCAAAATCGAGCCAAGTCGACTCGTATGCCACCCCTAATTTTATCCTtgtatttgcattttttgttaatttgatcACCATTTTCAGATCATATAGGAAAACATTGTGGATGAATTGTGTATCCATCACATTTGTCGGAATACATGGTTTAAAGCATATtgcaattaaagaaaaagttattgtAAACAAGATCAAATGGAGGTTGGAGTTGGTTTATTCTTGTTCAAATGATGGGCATTCCCAAAAACAGAAATGAGAATATAGCATTTCACATGTAAAGTCTCTCTCAGTCAGAAACTATAACAACGTTCATACGATTAATCTCTCTGTATTGTATGTATAAACATGTATGAAATGTTGCCTCAAGTACAACAATACAACATAaagaataaatcaaatcaaaagaatATGTGAGGTATACTTTTCACCTAACCTCTATGATAGATCATTGAACTGAAGCTATCTCACTAGTCAAAAAATCCTCTCCATTCTGCTTCCACCTTTTCAGATATCAATGTCGAAATCTTGAACACCTAGCGTGCAACGTCGGACTGGatcctttatttcaaattgatatttcatcttatatttcagtatatgtatacatgtcacgtgtataaaatattcacCTGAAGATAACAAGTGATTTTATAGACATGATGAGTATAAGTGAAGTGGAATATGAGATGAAATACCAATTCACAGTCAAGCATCACACCTGTGAACCGTGGCCGGCCTTCAAGGGACTAGGCCCTGGTGcatttctcaagtttgtgtCGCTCATCACATCGTTTAACTCATCAAGTGGATGTTTGTGTTGTGAAGAGTGATACTGTAGGGAGCTAGGCGGAGGAATGTTGTGTTATTGTATTGTTGCACATGCACTCTGGGATGGGATATTTCGTGACGTCCCTCCCGGCTTTGCTAGTCCGAAGCTCCGGCTGGCCCAGCGAGTCCCTATGCAAGTCGAGTATGATTCTATTGAACTCGGCTTCAGGAAGAGAAGAGTTCATGAAGTATGGGAGCATCTGTCTTTTGTTTGGGATGATAGTCTTTTTGTGCCCAGCGTATGCCCTGTGCCCCTGTTCCAGGAGAAAAACACATTAGTGGATTAACACTTCAACAGCAATAAGCACCACAAGAGGAAGTTCTTGAAGATGATAATTGAGATAGATGGATGTGATACCTGGATGGCATGACCCATATTGCCACCATGAGATGCCATGAACACATCACTATTCTCAGAAACAATGTAATCAATAGCAGCCATTAACGACGCCTTCTTCGCAAAGGGTTCTAGTTCTCCAAGCAATGCTAGGTCTTCCTTGTTGTAGAAATGAGGAAACTCTCTTGTCAATGGCAGGAGAGCTTCTCTTCCTCCCAACGGAACTCCGCCTGCCCAATAGATTCTAGTGCTCATTGGAGCTCCCAACGCTTTAAGCAACCTAAAAATACAATGGCCTAATAGCTTTAGAAGAATGATCCTGAGAGTTCATCAGTAAAATAGATGATTATGTTGAcacaaatttgagaaaattacattGTTACCCTACAGTCcgttttataatataaattctcACATGGAAATGGATGGCTGCAGGAAGTTGCAACTTTGTAACATAAAGCGCcggtgtaatttttcaaaatgaagtatttttgtattttcaaaccTTAATGGAGTATATTAAATATCCCTTAGTAAAACTCTTCTCATTTCAGAAAATTACCTAACGACTTCCAAAGCATTTAAAGGGCAGAGGCCGGCGAGTTTCCTATCATGGTAGGTCATGTTAGATCGTGAAGTCAAGAGCTCTGGACGTGCCTTTCTTTCGTTATGTATCATCTCATCATACTCATGGCTCAGACCAGGGAGACACCCCGTCCTCACCCACACGTCCTTCTCCATTCTCAGATGAAGAGCAAGATAAGGTCCCTTGCTTCTCATTCTCTCTGTAAGCTTGTTACCGAGTTCCAAGATATGTGGGGCGAACCGCAGAGCTTGAAACGCCACCTACAAGTTAAATAGAACAGATAAGTAGATGCAACATTTGAAAGATATAACAATAGGAATAAGTAAAGATATTTGTTTACTCATTCACGAAATTTGCCTTTTCTGGCATAACATGAAATTGATTTTAGTACAAAAGAAGCAGAAGCTACAGAAGATGATCGAGGTTATTGAGGGATACCTTGCATCGAAGCTTTTGGAGATCAGAAGGGAGATCCTTAGAAAGCCTTGAGTCTAGACCACGCAAAAGTAATACACCATCCCTCCTAAGCTGCCGGAAACAAAAACAGATAAACTTAATTAAAACTCTCCTCcatcaatcttatttttataggaaagcaacataaaaatttccctcctttttttttccatcaattatcatttttaagtGACTATTTAGCAGATGAGGATCAATCAACCATGTGGAATTCATATAAGAAATCCCAGCCGGCCCACCAAATGAGAAGTTGTCAATCCATTTTTAAGGTTTACTAATCAATCCCAATGTGTGGTGATGGTTAGGATTGACAATAAAGAACTAAACTCCAAGATGTCTTACGTTGAACTTCTTTGAAATATTCAACTTTGCAGCTCAAAATTAAGTTGAATGCTGACAGATTCAAAGACTCGTAGAATCTTAACTCTTGCCTAACCACAAAAATAAGTGGTCCATTGAGAACATGCTAAAATGAGTTGCCTCTAAGTAATATcaagaacaaaaatcaaacagcCAAGGCAGATGGGTTAGATGCAAACTCAGGAATTTATGTTCTTACCCGTCTGAGATAACGTGATCGAATCCACTCCGGAGAAACGTGAAGGGGAGTCCTCTTCTCCTCCACTGGCCTTGTCATTAAATGGGTAGAGGGAAGAGATGAAACTACTCGCACATCATTTGCCAAAACATTCTTGAAATGCTCCAAATCAAATATATCAGCGAATTCACTGCAATAGCCACAGCACAACACCTTAACAAATTTCTTCCTAAAAGTGCCAATTATTACAAACATTACTATGAAACATAGAAACTCAATCTACCTAAATTACATAGTACATATTTTGGGACATTTTGGAACGGATGGAGAAAGTTAAATAgctgaaaaatcaagaattggtCAAAAGAACGAACCTTTCATCACCCCAAATTACATTGACTTGCAGGATGGGCACAACCAAAGCTGCTCCAAGAATTCTTGCAATAACTACAGCATCAACAATCTGATTCCTCTGCTGATTCATTCCTCCAGAAACCACCACCATC
Encoded proteins:
- the LOC105155188 gene encoding uncharacterized protein At1g04910-like; protein product: MAVSKSSNKHRSYISVPAQIINSISQSSIDSLLQPPKNKQSSSSKLRVLLKNPRFFFILIFVFGLLCMLRSYEYPVTPFWQNPCSVSQEKASISSGFSSSQLSIGEKDQEIGEKSEFWKQPEGMGYRPCLDFSEKYRKEGGEIVKDRTKYLMVVVSGGMNQQRNQIVDAVVIARILGAALVVPILQVNVIWGDESEFADIFDLEHFKNVLANDVRVVSSLPSTHLMTRPVEEKRTPLHVSPEWIRSRYLRRLRRDGVLLLRGLDSRLSKDLPSDLQKLRCKVAFQALRFAPHILELGNKLTERMRSKGPYLALHLRMEKDVWVRTGCLPGLSHEYDEMIHNERKARPELLTSRSNMTYHDRKLAGLCPLNALEVVRLLKALGAPMSTRIYWAGGVPLGGREALLPLTREFPHFYNKEDLALLGELEPFAKKASLMAAIDYIVSENSDVFMASHGGNMGHAIQGHRAYAGHKKTIIPNKRQMLPYFMNSSLPEAEFNRIILDLHRDSLGQPELRTSKAGRDVTKYPIPECMCNNTITQHSSA